One part of the Microlunatus elymi genome encodes these proteins:
- a CDS encoding zinc ribbon domain-containing protein: MRLLDLQAVDTAMAQLRHRRANLPEHAQLAKLEAEREKASAALVEAETRVSDLEIAQRQAEADLEPVRERRRRNQERVDNGSVPDAKALSSLVDEIQHLGRRISDLEDAELELMEQLEAAVADRDKLAAQDAELAERTKEVAARRDDLVAGLDSQLADQSTRRDAVTVDLPQPLLASYDKLRAGHGGVGAAELRNRRCTGCQLEVNAADLRTFAAAAEDDVLRCEECGRILIRTINSGL; encoded by the coding sequence TTGCGATTGCTGGACCTGCAGGCGGTCGACACGGCGATGGCCCAGCTGCGGCATCGCCGGGCCAATCTGCCCGAACACGCCCAACTGGCCAAGCTGGAGGCGGAGCGGGAGAAGGCGTCCGCTGCGCTGGTGGAGGCCGAGACCAGGGTCTCCGATCTGGAGATCGCGCAACGTCAGGCCGAGGCCGACCTGGAGCCGGTCCGGGAGCGGCGGCGGCGCAACCAGGAACGGGTCGACAACGGGTCGGTGCCGGACGCCAAGGCACTGTCCTCGCTGGTCGACGAGATCCAGCATCTGGGCCGACGAATCAGCGACTTGGAGGACGCCGAACTGGAGCTGATGGAGCAGTTGGAGGCGGCGGTCGCCGACCGCGACAAGTTGGCCGCCCAGGACGCAGAACTGGCCGAGCGGACCAAGGAGGTGGCCGCGCGCCGCGATGACCTGGTGGCCGGCCTGGACAGCCAGCTCGCCGACCAGTCCACCCGCCGGGACGCGGTGACGGTGGACCTGCCGCAGCCGTTGCTCGCCAGCTACGACAAGCTGCGCGCCGGCCACGGCGGGGTGGGCGCCGCCGAACTGCGCAATCGCCGGTGCACCGGCTGTCAGCTGGAGGTGAACGCCGCCGACCTGCGTACCTTCGCCGCTGCCGCCGAGGACGACGTGCTGCGCTGCGAGGAGTGCGGCCGCATCCTGATCCGCACCATCAACAGCGGCCTCTAG
- a CDS encoding multidrug effflux MFS transporter: MSSTTAPSTAPAFGDRFVGRKYVQLVLLLGALTAIGPLTVDTYLPALPALSAELHAGDASAQLTMTGLLAGLGLGQLIIGPLSDSVGRRKPLIFGLLGHALMSLLCTLAPSITMLIIARTVQGLAGAAVAVVAMAIVRDLFVGLKAAQLLSRLVLVTGVSPILAPSIGSALLAWTDWQGIFVVLAGIALTAMIIAVVALPETLPATRRTPAEPIRWLQSYAGLFGDRLYLIMVAVTALMFAALFAYVAGSPFVLQDVYGLSPAAYGVVFAINAVGLIVMTQLNPLLVKRFGPERVLTGAVITGVAASVTMLITSIAGAGLIGFIVPIFVLLAACGVSSPNSSAIALSRHGEAAGTAAALLGSAQFVIGGFATPLVGALNNGTAVPLAGLMIFATGLAFGLLLPVRARHRRRQLVG; this comes from the coding sequence ATGTCCAGCACCACTGCGCCCTCGACCGCGCCCGCGTTCGGTGACCGCTTCGTCGGCCGCAAGTACGTCCAACTGGTGCTGCTGCTGGGCGCGCTGACGGCGATCGGCCCGCTCACCGTCGACACCTACCTGCCGGCGCTGCCCGCGCTGTCAGCCGAACTGCACGCCGGCGACGCGAGCGCTCAGTTGACCATGACCGGGCTGCTCGCCGGTCTCGGCCTGGGCCAGTTGATCATCGGCCCGCTGTCGGACTCGGTCGGCCGGCGCAAGCCGTTGATCTTCGGCCTGCTCGGCCACGCACTGATGTCGCTGCTCTGCACGCTGGCGCCCAGCATCACGATGTTGATCATCGCCCGTACGGTGCAGGGCCTGGCCGGCGCTGCGGTTGCGGTGGTGGCGATGGCGATCGTCCGCGATCTCTTCGTCGGGCTGAAGGCGGCCCAACTGCTGTCCCGGTTGGTGCTCGTCACCGGGGTGTCGCCGATCCTGGCGCCGAGCATCGGCAGCGCACTGCTGGCCTGGACCGACTGGCAGGGCATCTTCGTGGTGCTGGCCGGGATCGCGTTGACCGCCATGATCATCGCCGTCGTCGCGTTGCCGGAGACGCTGCCGGCAACGCGGCGTACCCCGGCCGAGCCGATCCGCTGGCTGCAGTCCTATGCCGGGCTGTTCGGCGACCGGCTCTATCTGATCATGGTCGCGGTGACCGCGCTGATGTTCGCGGCGCTGTTCGCCTACGTTGCCGGTTCGCCGTTCGTGTTGCAGGACGTCTACGGATTGTCGCCGGCCGCGTACGGTGTGGTGTTCGCCATCAACGCCGTCGGACTGATCGTGATGACCCAGCTGAATCCCTTGCTGGTAAAGCGATTCGGACCCGAACGGGTGCTCACCGGTGCCGTGATCACCGGAGTCGCGGCCTCGGTGACGATGTTGATCACCTCGATCGCCGGCGCCGGGCTGATCGGTTTCATCGTGCCGATCTTCGTGTTGCTGGCGGCTTGTGGCGTGTCCTCGCCGAATTCGTCGGCGATCGCGCTGTCCCGGCACGGCGAGGCCGCCGGTACCGCGGCGGCGTTGCTCGGCTCGGCCCAGTTCGTGATCGGCGGCTTCGCCACGCCCTTGGTCGGCGCCTTGAACAACGGCACCGCCGTCCCGCTGGCCGGCCTGATGATCTTCGCCACCGGGCTGGCGTTCGGCCTGCTGTTACCGGTCCGGGCTCGCCACCGCCGGCGTCAGTTGGTCGGCTGA
- a CDS encoding histidine phosphatase family protein, producing MTDLYVIRHGETEWSRDGRHTSITDLPLTDEGRRQASALNGHLDPSSFGLILASPRERSRETARLAGFTGDDEPVVDPELAEWNYGEYEGLTSEQIEEFNPGWMLWRDGCPGGESPEQVADRLTRVVDKVRASGVDRAIVFAHGHSLRVLTLCWLGVSLIRGDHFPLHTATISILGWEKGKPALQQWNAPVG from the coding sequence ATGACCGATCTGTACGTGATCCGGCACGGTGAGACCGAGTGGAGCCGGGACGGCCGGCACACGTCGATCACCGATCTGCCGTTGACCGACGAGGGTCGGCGGCAGGCATCGGCGCTGAACGGGCACCTGGACCCGAGCTCGTTCGGATTGATCTTGGCCAGCCCGCGGGAGCGGTCCCGCGAGACGGCCCGGTTGGCCGGCTTCACCGGCGACGACGAGCCCGTCGTCGACCCGGAACTGGCCGAATGGAACTACGGCGAGTACGAGGGCCTGACCAGTGAACAGATCGAGGAGTTCAACCCCGGTTGGATGCTGTGGCGGGACGGCTGTCCGGGCGGTGAGTCGCCCGAGCAGGTCGCCGACCGACTGACCCGGGTGGTGGACAAGGTCCGTGCCTCCGGGGTGGACCGGGCGATCGTCTTCGCCCACGGACATTCGCTCCGGGTGCTCACGCTCTGCTGGCTCGGCGTGAGCCTGATTCGCGGTGATCACTTCCCGCTGCACACCGCGACGATCTCCATCCTGGGTTGGGAGAAGGGCAAACCCGCGCTGCAGCAGTGGAACGCTCCCGTCGGCTGA